In Piliocolobus tephrosceles isolate RC106 chromosome 10, ASM277652v3, whole genome shotgun sequence, a single window of DNA contains:
- the PXMP2 gene encoding peroxisomal membrane protein 2 isoform X4 yields MAPAASRLRAEAGLGALPRRALAQYLLFLRLYPVLTKAATSGILSALGNFLAQMIEKKRKKENSGSLDVGGPLRYAVYGFFFTGPLSHFFYLFMEHWIPPEVPLAGLRRLLLDRLVFAPAFLMLFFLIMNFLEGKDASAFATKMRGGFWPALRMNWRVWTPVQFININYIPLKFRVLFANLAALFWYAYLASLGK; encoded by the exons ATGGCGCCGGCCGCGTCCAGGCTGCGGGCTGAAGCCGGGCTCGGGGCGCTCCCGCGGCGGGCGCTCGCCCAGTACCTGCTTTTCCTGCGGCTCTACCCGGTGCTCACCAAGGCGGCCACCAG TGGCATTTTGTCAGCACTTGGGAACTTCCTGGCCCAGATGATTGAGAAGAAgcggaaaaaagaaaactctggaaGTCTAGATGTCGGTGGGCCTCTGAGATACGCTGTTTACGG GTTCTTCTTCACAGGGCCGCTGAGTCACTTCTTCTACCTCTTCATGGAACACTGGATCCCTCCGGAGGTCCCCCTGGCAGGGCTCAGGAGGCTCCTCCTGGACCGCCTCGTCTTTGCACCGGCCTTCCTCATGTTGTTCTTCCTCATCATGAACTTTCTGGAG GGGAAAGACGCCTCAGCCTTCGCTACCAAGATGAGGGGGGGCTTCTGGCCGGCGCTAAGGATGAACTGGAGGGTGTGGACGCCAGTACAGTTCATCAACATCAACTACATCCCTCTGAAG TTCCGGGTGCTCTTCGCCAACCTGGCAGCTCTGTTCTGGTATGCCTACCTGGCTTCCCTGGGGAAGTGA
- the PXMP2 gene encoding peroxisomal membrane protein 2 isoform X1, with translation MAPAASRLRAEAGLGALPRRALAQYLLFLRLYPVLTKAATSGILSALGNFLAQMIEKKRKKENSGSLDVGGPLRYAVYGFFFTGPLSHFFYLFMEHWIPPEVPLAGLRRLLLDRLVFAPAFLMLFFLIMNFLEGKDASAFATKMRGGFWPALRMNWRVWTPVQFININYIPLKGPSTAFDTNRGSVNAVADGYLDQPTTRSNSSGCSSPTWQLCSGMPTWLPWGSDNHWKNIRCTVDMGLGVSPAQREQNQPSQDVTASKSGPSSRLQSPFCHVRKQIHGFQRLAHSGRII, from the exons ATGGCGCCGGCCGCGTCCAGGCTGCGGGCTGAAGCCGGGCTCGGGGCGCTCCCGCGGCGGGCGCTCGCCCAGTACCTGCTTTTCCTGCGGCTCTACCCGGTGCTCACCAAGGCGGCCACCAG TGGCATTTTGTCAGCACTTGGGAACTTCCTGGCCCAGATGATTGAGAAGAAgcggaaaaaagaaaactctggaaGTCTAGATGTCGGTGGGCCTCTGAGATACGCTGTTTACGG GTTCTTCTTCACAGGGCCGCTGAGTCACTTCTTCTACCTCTTCATGGAACACTGGATCCCTCCGGAGGTCCCCCTGGCAGGGCTCAGGAGGCTCCTCCTGGACCGCCTCGTCTTTGCACCGGCCTTCCTCATGTTGTTCTTCCTCATCATGAACTTTCTGGAG GGGAAAGACGCCTCAGCCTTCGCTACCAAGATGAGGGGGGGCTTCTGGCCGGCGCTAAGGATGAACTGGAGGGTGTGGACGCCAGTACAGTTCATCAACATCAACTACATCCCTCTGAAG GGGCCTAGCACAGCATTTGATACAAACAGAGGCTCAGTAAATGCAGTCGCGGATGGGTATTTGGACCAGCCGACAACCCGTTCAAACAG TTCCGGGTGCTCTTCGCCAACCTGGCAGCTCTGTTCTGGTATGCCTACCTGGCTTCCCTGGGGAAGTGACAACCACTGGAAGAACATCAGATGCACTGTGGACATGGGTCTGGGGGTCTCACCCGCCCAGCGAGAGCAGAACCAACCCAGTCAGGATGTCACTGCCTCTAAATCAG GTCCTTCATCAcgtctgcaaagtcccttttgccatgtaaggaaGCAGATCCACGGATTCCAGCGGTTAGCACACAGTGGGCGCATCATTTAG
- the PXMP2 gene encoding peroxisomal membrane protein 2 isoform X3, translating into MAPAASRLRAEAGLGALPRRALAQYLLFLRLYPVLTKAATSGILSALGNFLAQMIEKKRKKENSGSLDVGGPLRYAVYGFFFTGPLSHFFYLFMEHWIPPEVPLAGLRRLLLDRLVFAPAFLMLFFLIMNFLEGKDASAFATKMRGGFWPALRMNWRVWTPVQFININYIPLKGPSTAFDTNRGSVNAVADGYLDQPTTRSNSSGCSSPTWQLCSGMPTWLPWGSDNHWKNIRCTVDMGLGVSPAQREQNQPSQDVTASKSEIGSCSVTLARVQ; encoded by the exons ATGGCGCCGGCCGCGTCCAGGCTGCGGGCTGAAGCCGGGCTCGGGGCGCTCCCGCGGCGGGCGCTCGCCCAGTACCTGCTTTTCCTGCGGCTCTACCCGGTGCTCACCAAGGCGGCCACCAG TGGCATTTTGTCAGCACTTGGGAACTTCCTGGCCCAGATGATTGAGAAGAAgcggaaaaaagaaaactctggaaGTCTAGATGTCGGTGGGCCTCTGAGATACGCTGTTTACGG GTTCTTCTTCACAGGGCCGCTGAGTCACTTCTTCTACCTCTTCATGGAACACTGGATCCCTCCGGAGGTCCCCCTGGCAGGGCTCAGGAGGCTCCTCCTGGACCGCCTCGTCTTTGCACCGGCCTTCCTCATGTTGTTCTTCCTCATCATGAACTTTCTGGAG GGGAAAGACGCCTCAGCCTTCGCTACCAAGATGAGGGGGGGCTTCTGGCCGGCGCTAAGGATGAACTGGAGGGTGTGGACGCCAGTACAGTTCATCAACATCAACTACATCCCTCTGAAG GGGCCTAGCACAGCATTTGATACAAACAGAGGCTCAGTAAATGCAGTCGCGGATGGGTATTTGGACCAGCCGACAACCCGTTCAAACAG TTCCGGGTGCTCTTCGCCAACCTGGCAGCTCTGTTCTGGTATGCCTACCTGGCTTCCCTGGGGAAGTGACAACCACTGGAAGAACATCAGATGCACTGTGGACATGGGTCTGGGGGTCTCACCCGCCCAGCGAGAGCAGAACCAACCCAGTCAGGATGTCACTGCCTCTAAATCAG agatagggtcttgctctgtcacactggctagagtgcagtga
- the PXMP2 gene encoding peroxisomal membrane protein 2 isoform X2, with protein sequence MAPAASRLRAEAGLGALPRRALAQYLLFLRLYPVLTKAATSGILSALGNFLAQMIEKKRKKENSGSLDVGGPLRYAVYGFFFTGPLSHFFYLFMEHWIPPEVPLAGLRRLLLDRLVFAPAFLMLFFLIMNFLEGKDASAFATKMRGGFWPALRMNWRVWTPVQFININYIPLKGPSTAFDTNRGSVNAVADGYLDQPTTRSNSSGCSSPTWQLCSGMPTWLPWGSDNHWKNIRCTVDMGLGVSPAQREQNQPSQDVTASKSGDSRCPKMMDRETEIS encoded by the exons ATGGCGCCGGCCGCGTCCAGGCTGCGGGCTGAAGCCGGGCTCGGGGCGCTCCCGCGGCGGGCGCTCGCCCAGTACCTGCTTTTCCTGCGGCTCTACCCGGTGCTCACCAAGGCGGCCACCAG TGGCATTTTGTCAGCACTTGGGAACTTCCTGGCCCAGATGATTGAGAAGAAgcggaaaaaagaaaactctggaaGTCTAGATGTCGGTGGGCCTCTGAGATACGCTGTTTACGG GTTCTTCTTCACAGGGCCGCTGAGTCACTTCTTCTACCTCTTCATGGAACACTGGATCCCTCCGGAGGTCCCCCTGGCAGGGCTCAGGAGGCTCCTCCTGGACCGCCTCGTCTTTGCACCGGCCTTCCTCATGTTGTTCTTCCTCATCATGAACTTTCTGGAG GGGAAAGACGCCTCAGCCTTCGCTACCAAGATGAGGGGGGGCTTCTGGCCGGCGCTAAGGATGAACTGGAGGGTGTGGACGCCAGTACAGTTCATCAACATCAACTACATCCCTCTGAAG GGGCCTAGCACAGCATTTGATACAAACAGAGGCTCAGTAAATGCAGTCGCGGATGGGTATTTGGACCAGCCGACAACCCGTTCAAACAG TTCCGGGTGCTCTTCGCCAACCTGGCAGCTCTGTTCTGGTATGCCTACCTGGCTTCCCTGGGGAAGTGACAACCACTGGAAGAACATCAGATGCACTGTGGACATGGGTCTGGGGGTCTCACCCGCCCAGCGAGAGCAGAACCAACCCAGTCAGGATGTCACTGCCTCTAAATCAGGTGATTCAAGATGCCCGAAAATGATGGATAGAGAAACAGAAATCTCTTAA